One Burkholderia gladioli genomic window, CGTCGCGAGGTTGTAGGGGCGGACACCCGAGGTATCGACCGGTTCGTCGGTCGAATCGATCTCGCCGGTGACGCCCTTGAGGAGGGCATCGACCTCCTCCTGCGACATGAATTCTTCGTGGCCCATGGCGCTCCCTTGGCGGCTTACTGGACGACGAAATCGGTGAACAGCACCGCGTCGACGCGGGCGCTGCGATTGCCCGGCTGCGTCGGCTGCTCGATCAGGGTGCGCAGCTCGTCGGCCAGCTCGCGCTTGCCGTCGAGCGTGGCGAGATCCTCCGGATGCTTGTTCGACAGCGCCAGCAGGATGCGGCTGCGGATCTCCGGCATGTGCTGGGTCAGGTAGTCCTGGGCGGTCGGATCGGTGAGCTTCAGGGTCAGGCCGATGCGCAGGTAGTGCAGGCCGTCGTCGGACTGCAGGTTCACCGTCATCGACTCGAGCGGGAAGAACACCGGGGTGGCCAGCGACTGCGGTGCGGCATGCGCGGCGGCCGGGCCTTCGTGCCTGAGCAGGAAGTACCAGGCGGCGGCGCCGCCCGCGGCGGCGATGACCAGGCCGATCAGCGCGAACAGCACGATGCGCTTGAATTTGCCGGTGGGCGGGCGTTCGGGTGAAGCGGAGGCGGTCGTGGTGGCCATGAGCTTGCTTACGTGATGACTCGTAGCCTGATTGTCAGCGGACCGACTGTTGCGCGATGGGAAGAACAGAGGGGGGATTTGCGTCCATCTCGCTGGTTTGTCGAATCGGGGAACGCACGCGGCGCGCGGCAAGGGCGGCGGCAGCGGGGAGGCCGGGAGCGTGCCCCAGGCAGGCCCGGCGGGGCTCGCGGCGGTGGCGAGGGCCGCCGCCGGGCGCACGCGATTACGCAGTCGCGACGCCGAAGTGATGATTGTCTCCCGCCGATGTGGAATCGGCGCGACAGGTGCCAGCCCGTCGACCGGCGCCGACGAGGCGATCGCTCCCTAGACGGGCAGGTGCGCCAGCAGGGGCGCGAGCAGCACCATCGCCACGCC contains:
- the fliL gene encoding flagellar basal body-associated protein FliL — encoded protein: MATTTASASPERPPTGKFKRIVLFALIGLVIAAAGGAAAWYFLLRHEGPAAAHAAPQSLATPVFFPLESMTVNLQSDDGLHYLRIGLTLKLTDPTAQDYLTQHMPEIRSRILLALSNKHPEDLATLDGKRELADELRTLIEQPTQPGNRSARVDAVLFTDFVVQ